The DNA segment GAATGGAAGATAAATGCGGTGAATTGAAAAGAAATTGTTAATTCAGGCAAAACGAATTCAAAAGACTATACAGAAATTTTGTAGGAGATATATCTCCTCAACTTCATACCACCAAGCACAGGAATCTCTAAAACTATGAACTCGAAAGCATTACCACGGCAAATAAATAATATAGAAGTCGGTGTCTATGAGTGCGAAATACATCTCAAATTCCGGTTAGTTGAGGAAAAAAGCTTGTTGGGCGATCGCGAACAACTGATGCAGATCCTGCTAGATGCCCTAACGGAAGGATCGGATGACTTTTTAGAGATGCTACAAGCGTCTGTAAAAGCACAAGAAGTGTCTGAGTTTAAAGCATCACCTCAAATGCGTCGTCAATTGATGCGTTTACGTAATGCTGTTGATACTAATCAATAGTTAGAAATAAAGTTGCAATTTGAGTAGTGGCAAATCAAATACTGGGCAGAAAATCTTAATTTTTTATAAGTTAGCCCATTTACCTATTTGCTCTAAATATTGAGTTGGCTTGTATAACTTAATGCCTTTGTTAATAAGCTCAAATTTACCCTACTCTCCGAAAAGCTAAATAGAGCATCTACAATCGTAGTTTTTACCATTTACTGTACTTATATAGATGAGTAATTACTAGCACTAATGTTTTGTTTCTGAGACTGATAAAAGTTTTGGAGGTCTTATTTGTGATGGCAATGGCTCTGACCAGGGTTTTACTTCTATGTGCGGAGATTAATAGTAAAAATTGCCCCAAATTCTGCAATGGCATCTCTCACATCTTAAAAAAAATTGACAGTTGATGCTGCAATATCCTTAGTTATTAAATGTAATAGTATTTGTACTGCTACTTAAGATATTTCCCAATACAGTTCGAGCTTTTGAGGCAGGGAAGGCAGGGGAGGAAAGAGGGTTATCCTTTCCTTTCCTGGCTGAGTAAAGTGTGCTGTGGGAAAAGTTAAAGTCCTAGTTTATGTTGAATTTTGTTGGCGTAGCCTTTCCTGCGGAGCGCTACCGCGTTCGCCAAAGGCGTTCTCGCAGAGTACCCGTAGGGTATGAGTGAATTTTGAATTGATTCATTTGGCTAGTCCGTGTTCCAAGGCAAAACGCACTAACTCAGTACGGCTGTTAGTTCCTGTTTTGCTGAACAAACGACTGACGTATTTTTCGACGTTACGCACGCTGGTTTCGAGGCGGCGGGCGATTTCTTTATTCATTAGTCCTTCAGCTACCAAGTTTAAAACACTCTGTTCTCTGGGAGTAAGGTCAATTTTAAAAGGCGCTGGTGACTGGGAAATTGCATTCCTTTGAGTTAATAAAGCTTTGATTTGAGCAATTTGATTTGCTAGTTCGGCTATATCTGGTGTTTCGCCTTCTTCGGTGGTTTTTTGAGGCTTGCTGTTGCGACGGATAAGTAAGTTTTCGACAATGGCTACCAGTTCATCTGGGTCGAAGGGTTTAGGTAGATAAGCATCAACTCCAGCTTGATATCCCTGGATGCGATCACTTGTCATCCCTTTAGCTGTTAAAAATACCACGGGGAGTGATTGAAAGCGGGGGTCTTCGCGCAATTGCTTGAGAAATTGATATCCGTCTACCTGAGGCATCATCACATCGGAAATTACGAGGTCTGGTGTGCTTTGCTGCATCAAATCCCAACCCTCACGGGCATTACTGGCGACTTGAACGCTAAAACCACTTTCTTGCAAGTAGTCTTTGACGGCTTCTCTCAATCCGGGTTCATCATCTACCAGTAACAATTGTGCTGACATCTAAAAATTTCCTATGGTTTACCTTGTTCCAATGTAGCGAATCATGGATCGAAAATTCAAACTTCCTACAACCATTCAATTGTCTTCGCTTCTTCGGGTAGTTTGGTATTCCGTTGTCCGACTGCACGCGCTCTAGCGGTGAACAGACTAATGGGAGTATTGAATACATCTACCAAGTTGGCTTTACCTGCGATCGCTTTGGCGCTGTCCCGTGGTAATTCTTTAATTAACCAACGTGTTAAACGGTAGCCAATATCTTTGAGGCTGATATCAGGCATTAAGTTTACACCATGTAGTTCGTGCAGATAACGATTGGAGCGCCCGTAGCGTCGCCATTGACTGGCTAGCTCCTTGAGTGTGGCACGGTGACGATGCTGGACAATGGCATCTGGGGCAAATTCTAAACTACCAATATTTGACCGCAAAATTCGCCAACAAATATCTGCATCACCGCCAGTAGTGAGATAGGGACGGAACAACCCGGCTTGAGTAAAGGCAGTGCGTCTGATGGCTAAGTTAGCTGTTTGACCGTAGGGACAAAAGCTATTAGCTAGGGTGTGCTTTTGCGAGAGTGTATCTTGGCGGTCTGCGTGTTTTTCTAATAAGTTTTTTCCTGGTAAAGCAGCGATTTCACCTGCAACAATTACCACTACTGGATTGACAAAAGGTTTAATTAGTGCATTCAGCCATTGGGGTTGGGGACGGCAATCAGCATCTGTGAATACCACAATTTCACTAACAGCAGCCCGGATTCCCATGTTACGAGCCGCATAGGAGCTTTGAATTTTATTTTCGCTGAGGGGACGAATATTAATTGGGGAATTAGCCGCAGATTTTTCGATGAAGGAGAGGGTGCGATCGCTGCTGTTATTATCTACCAATAAGTACTCTACCCTTTCTGGGGGATAGATTTGAGATAAAAAACAGCTAATTAACTCTGGTAAATCTGCTTCACCGTTATAAATAGGAACAACCACCGATACCATTGGCAAAAAGCTGTTGGCGGTGGTTGGATCATTTTGCTGATGATTCATAAAACCTGAGAGTGTGGGTTGGGAAATACTAATTTAGTATAGGAGTGAGTCAGATATTCTCTGCCTGACTTCTTTCTTTTTCTAGTATTCCCGCACCACTCAGGTTCTGGTTATGGCTCCAGAATTATGGAGCAAAAAAATGCTGATATATGAACACCTGGTAACTAATCACTCATAGAACAGATTTTTAAAACTTCAACTCATTGGCACCTAGACTCATTGGTTGATTGTTTTGATTGAGGGGAGGACGAGCAAAGGTATTGCTAGATAATACAGCGATCGCACGGGCATATTGCGGATCGTTTTGAGTTCCAATTAGTTTGGGGTTGGTGGCTAATTGGCGTTCCTGTGCGTCGGTTAACTCTAGTTTGATGTCTGGTGTAATACCTTTATGGTTGATGTCTGTGCCGTTGGGGGTATAGTAGTGAGCGATCGTCACTGCCAAACCTGAACCATCAGGTAGTTCATGAACTGACTGGACTAAAGCTTTGCCGAAGGTTTGACCACCAATTACTACAGCTCGTTTATTATCCTTGAGCGCACCAGTCAGAATCTCACTGGCGCTAGCTGAGTTACCATCTACCAATACTGCCAAGGGGAGTTTTGTTAAGGCAGTCCGGTTAGCTTTTGTATCTTCGTTAAATCCCTGACGGTTAACGGTGCGGACAATGCCACCATCATCTAACCACATCCGAGCAATTTCAATACTGGCTTGTAATAAACCACCAGGGTTTCCCCGTAAATCTAATACATAAGAATCTACTTTTTGACCGTTCAAATTGCGGATAGCTCGTGCCATTTGCTCGGCGGCATGGGCGCTAAACTCCCGTAAGCGGATGTAACCAACCCGTCTGCTACCTTCTTGCTTGAGGTTGTACACAACGGTTGGTACTTCTATTTTGGCCCTTGTGAGCTTCAAATCAAAAGTGTTGCGGCCAGTACGTCCTAGACGTAAAGTAATGGCTGTACCTTCTTTACCGCGAATTAATTTAGAGGCATCATCCACTTTCATTTGCTGAGTGGGTTTGCCGTCAATTGCTAGGATTTCATCACCTGCTTTAATCCCAGCTTTCAAGGCTGGAGAGTTTTCTATGGCTTCTAAAACAGTCAGCCGCTTGGTTGTTTCGTTCAACTCCATGCGGATACCTATACCAGATACTTCCCCAGATGTTTGACTGGTAAGGACTTCAAACTGCTTGGGGTCCATAAACCTTGTATATGGATCGTTGAGCCTTTGCAGGGCTTCCCGAATCGCCACGTAAGCTTCTTCTTTAGATGAATAATCTTTGCTTAATAAACTTTTTCTAACTGCCAGCCAATCTTGTTGATTAAACTTGCCGTCAACATATTCGTTATTTACTAATTGCCATACTTGGTCTACTACCGCTTTGGGGCTGTCTTGTAAAGCGGCACGAACGCTACGAGTCCAAGCCGGGCCAAATACAGATACAGTTGCTGTTGTAGCGATCGCTCCTCCAATCATAGCAACCTGGAGCAGCGAGTGATGTTTCGCAGATGAGTTCATGTATATCAGCAGGGATTTATTGTGATTTTGACAGTTTAGCAATCAGACTTTCGGTAAAGTTTTAAGTTTTTATACTCAATTTTCAGCTACACTCCCCTCATTAATTCTCCCCTTTAAAGTATGCTAATATTTTGCATTAATTTATTAACAATCATTACTATTTCTTTGAGTTTCTTGGCTAGTCTAATCTAGCAGTGTGACAATAGTGTGACAGTTTTATTACTGTCATCTTTACACCCCATATTAATTTTATAAGATAGCACTTCTCTTAGAGAATTGCTGGTCTTTTAAGCTTAACTAACCAAGCTTTTTTATCTTGTGTCATGAGGCGCAAATTCAACAGAAATTTATCAGTCCCTACAAGGGAAGATATAAGGAAAAAGTGGCAATTAATACAAAAACTTGTGTGGGTTTTATGTCTGGTAATTGGCAGTTGGCTAATCATCACCACTATAACCCTAGTTTTTGCTTCTTCCCAGCCTCCAGATGCCTTCTTTGTCCTTGGCGGTAGTATTAGACGGGAAATTTATATTGCCCAAATAGCCAAACAATATCCACAAATTCCCATTTTAATTTCCCAAGGTTCTCCAGACCCATGTATCAAGCTAATTTTCCAGCGTGAGGTGGCAGATTTGTCTAATGTTTGGCTGGAAAAGTGTGCCAATTCCACCTTTGAAAATTTCTACTATGGAGTGCCAATTTTAAAACGTTGGGGAGTGCATAAAGTTAGACTAATTACTTCACCCACTCATTTACCAAGAGCTAAATGGATGGCACAGATTCTTTTAGGCGCTCATGGTATTTGGGTAGAAGTTGA comes from the Nostoc sp. PCC 7120 = FACHB-418 genome and includes:
- the ctpB gene encoding carboxyl-terminal processing protease CtpB, translating into MNSSAKHHSLLQVAMIGGAIATTATVSVFGPAWTRSVRAALQDSPKAVVDQVWQLVNNEYVDGKFNQQDWLAVRKSLLSKDYSSKEEAYVAIREALQRLNDPYTRFMDPKQFEVLTSQTSGEVSGIGIRMELNETTKRLTVLEAIENSPALKAGIKAGDEILAIDGKPTQQMKVDDASKLIRGKEGTAITLRLGRTGRNTFDLKLTRAKIEVPTVVYNLKQEGSRRVGYIRLREFSAHAAEQMARAIRNLNGQKVDSYVLDLRGNPGGLLQASIEIARMWLDDGGIVRTVNRQGFNEDTKANRTALTKLPLAVLVDGNSASASEILTGALKDNKRAVVIGGQTFGKALVQSVHELPDGSGLAVTIAHYYTPNGTDINHKGITPDIKLELTDAQERQLATNPKLIGTQNDPQYARAIAVLSSNTFARPPLNQNNQPMSLGANELKF
- a CDS encoding response regulator transcription factor — encoded protein: MSAQLLLVDDEPGLREAVKDYLQESGFSVQVASNAREGWDLMQQSTPDLVISDVMMPQVDGYQFLKQLREDPRFQSLPVVFLTAKGMTSDRIQGYQAGVDAYLPKPFDPDELVAIVENLLIRRNSKPQKTTEEGETPDIAELANQIAQIKALLTQRNAISQSPAPFKIDLTPREQSVLNLVAEGLMNKEIARRLETSVRNVEKYVSRLFSKTGTNSRTELVRFALEHGLAK
- a CDS encoding glycosyltransferase, whose amino-acid sequence is MNHQQNDPTTANSFLPMVSVVVPIYNGEADLPELISCFLSQIYPPERVEYLLVDNNSSDRTLSFIEKSAANSPINIRPLSENKIQSSYAARNMGIRAAVSEIVVFTDADCRPQPQWLNALIKPFVNPVVVIVAGEIAALPGKNLLEKHADRQDTLSQKHTLANSFCPYGQTANLAIRRTAFTQAGLFRPYLTTGGDADICWRILRSNIGSLEFAPDAIVQHRHRATLKELASQWRRYGRSNRYLHELHGVNLMPDISLKDIGYRLTRWLIKELPRDSAKAIAGKANLVDVFNTPISLFTARARAVGQRNTKLPEEAKTIEWL
- a CDS encoding YdcF family protein codes for the protein MRRKFNRNLSVPTREDIRKKWQLIQKLVWVLCLVIGSWLIITTITLVFASSQPPDAFFVLGGSIRREIYIAQIAKQYPQIPILISQGSPDPCIKLIFQREVADLSNVWLEKCANSTFENFYYGVPILKRWGVHKVRLITSPTHLPRAKWMAQILLGAHGIWVEVEVVKETGVPGNRESWIKTGLDVTRSILWAGLSQIIQPQCPKVMQLSKVNMSTWQSRGFKCEYQGDLRM
- a CDS encoding Npun_R1517 family heterocyst differentiation transcriptional regulator produces the protein MNSKALPRQINNIEVGVYECEIHLKFRLVEEKSLLGDREQLMQILLDALTEGSDDFLEMLQASVKAQEVSEFKASPQMRRQLMRLRNAVDTNQ